A window from Drosophila nasuta strain 15112-1781.00 chromosome 3, ASM2355853v1, whole genome shotgun sequence encodes these proteins:
- the LOC132790514 gene encoding RNA/RNP complex-1-interacting phosphatase isoform X1, translating to MVKPIPDRWLDYQPIGQRIPSTRFIAFKVPLHQNINETVDEQQRLAPQSLLESVPNLGLIVDLTNTNRYYNPQAFTDYNVQHQKLMIPGHHTPPAALAKRFCDYVTNFLEANADNDKLIGVHCTHGVNRTGYLICYFMITQMNMAPKLAIQTFADARGHKIERDNYTSSLLQLIAKEANQTNQNWPRQFKKTKDDQHDDNISGIWRNDQRSWQEHLEHDRLHRQQREQNVQQRQQRRNQPQQTTRHQNQYQDRYFDRRQQEQPNQYQPSYRGNETRRYEPYNRKNSFNVSFNEKQTNRQTRPRPHWQRESNDHDYRSLGYRRHNNNYNDNNYSRNNNFRPYNNRQEHRPVHIRFNDDY from the exons ATGGTTAAACCAATACCTGATCG CTGGCTTGATTATCAACCTATTGGCCAGCGCATTCCCTCTACACGTTTTATTGCATTCAAAGTGCCGCTGCATCAG AATATCAATGAGACTGTCGATGAGCAGCAGCGTCTGGCGCCACAATCTCTGCTCGAGTCTGTACCGAATTTGGGTCTCATCGTCGACTTGACCAACACCAATCGATACTACAATCCGCAG GCATTCACGGATTACAATGTGCAGCATCAGAAGCTAATGATACCTGGACATCACACGCCTCCAGCTGCGCTGGCAAAGAG ATTTTGCGACTATGTGACGAATTTCCTAGAGGCAAATGCAGATAATG ATAAACTGATTGGAGTACACTGCACACACGGCGTTAATCGGACTGGTTATCTGATCTGTTACTTTATGATCACACAGATGAATATGGCACCTAAATTGGCCATTCAAA CATTTGCGGATGCGCGTGGCCATAAAATTGAACGCGACAATTACACGAGTTCGTTGCTGCAACTGATTGCGAAGGAAGCGAATCAGACGAATCAGAATTGGCCGaggcaatttaaaaaaacgaAGGATGACCAACATGATGATAATATATCAGGAATTTGGCGCAACGATCAAAGAAGTTGGCAGGAACATCTGGAGCATGATCGACTGCATAGGCAACAAAGAGAACAGAACGTacagcaaaggcagcagcGTCGAAATCAGCCACAGCAAACGACACGCCATCAAAACCAATATCAGGATAGATACTTTGACAGAAGACAACAAGAGCAACCGAATCAATATCAGCCAAGTTATCGTGGTAATGAAACCAGGCGATATGAACCTTATAATCGTAAGAATAGTTTTAACGTTTCGTTtaatgaaaagcaaacaaaccgGCAGACGAGACCACGACCTCATTGGCAACGAGAGTCAAACGATCATGATTATAGAAGTCTGGGCTACAGAAGacacaacaataactacaatgacaacaactatagcagaaataataatttcagaCCGTATAACAATCGGCAAGAGCATCGCCCTGTTCACATACGATTCAATGATGATTATTAA
- the LOC132790515 gene encoding electron transfer flavoprotein subunit alpha, mitochondrial — translation MFASNTRNLVRSSFLQRCKSTLVVAEHNNETLNPLTLNTISAAKKIGGDVTVLVAGTKCGPASEAVAKVEGVTKVLVAENAAFKGFTAESLTPLVLAAQSQFKFTHILAGASAFGKNVLPRVAAKLDVSPISEIIDVKSEDTFVRTIYAGNAILTLKSKDAVKVITVRGTNFPPAATSGGSGTVEQAPAGDYASSLSEFVSQELTKSDRPELTGAKVIVSGGRGLKSGDNFKLLYDLADKFNAAVGASRAAVDAGFVPNDLQIGQTGKIVAPELYIAVGISGAIQHLAGMKDSKTIVAINKDPEAPIFQVADIGLVADLFKAVPELTGKL, via the exons ATGTTTGCCAGCAACACACGCAATCTAGTGCGCAGCAGTTTT TTGCAGCGCTGCAAGAGCACATTGGTCGTGGCGGAGCACAATAACGAGACGCTCAATCCCCTCACACTTAACACCATCTCAGCGGCCAAGAAGATCGGCGGTGACGTCACAGTTCTCGTAGCAGGCACAAAATGTGGACCC GCATCGGAGGCTGTGGCCAAAGTGGAGGGCGTGACCAAGGTTTTGGTGGCCGAGAATGCCGCCTTCAAAGGCTTCACCGCCGAGTCTCTGACACCTCTCGTCCTCGCCGCCCAATCGCAGTTCAAGTTTACGCACATTTTAGCCGGTGCTTCTGCTTTTGGCAAGAACGTTTTGCCACGCGTCGCCGCCAAGCTGGATGTGTCGCCCATCTCAGAGATCATTGATGTCAAGTCGGAGGACACCTTTGTCCGCACCATCTACGCCGGTAACGCAATCCTCACGCTTAAGTCCAAGGATGCTGTGAAGGTTATCACAGTGCGTGGCACGAATTTCCCACCAGCTGCTACaagcggcggcagcggcactGTTGAGCAAGCTCCAGCTGGCGACTATGCCAGTAGCTTGTCAGAATTCGTATCCCAGGAGCTGACCAAGTCTGATCGTCCCGAGCTGACGGGTGCCAAGGTGATTGTCTCTGGCGGACGTGGCCTGAAGTCCGGCGATAACTTCAAGCTGCTTTACGATCTGGCTGATAAATTCAATGCTGCCGTCGGTGCTTCACGTGCTGCTGTCGATGCTGGCTTCGTACCCAACGATCTGCAGATCGGTCAGACTGGAAAGATTGTTGCACCCGAGCTATACATTGCCGTGGGCATCTCTGGAGCTATTCAGCACTTGGCTGGCATGAAGGACTCCAAGACCATTGTGGCCATCAACAAGGATCCGGAGGCACCCATTTTCCAGGTGGCCGATATTGGTCTAGTGGCAGATCTGTTCAAGGCTGTGCCCGAACTGACTggcaaattgtaa
- the LOC132790514 gene encoding RNA/RNP complex-1-interacting phosphatase isoform X2 codes for MVKPIPDRWLDYQPIGQRIPSTRFIAFKVPLHQNINETVDEQQRLAPQSLLESVPNLGLIVDLTNTNRYYNPQAFTDYNVQHQKLMIPGHHTPPAALAKRFCDYVTNFLEANADNDKLIGVHCTHGVNRTGYLICYFMITQMNMAPKLAIQTFADARGHKIERDNYTSSLLQLIAKEANQTNQNWPRQFKKTKDDQHDDNISGIWRNDQRSWQEHLEHDRLHRQQREQNVQQRQQRRNQPQQTTRHQNQYQDRYFDRRQQEQPNQYQPSYRANKPADETTTSLATRVKRS; via the exons ATGGTTAAACCAATACCTGATCG CTGGCTTGATTATCAACCTATTGGCCAGCGCATTCCCTCTACACGTTTTATTGCATTCAAAGTGCCGCTGCATCAG AATATCAATGAGACTGTCGATGAGCAGCAGCGTCTGGCGCCACAATCTCTGCTCGAGTCTGTACCGAATTTGGGTCTCATCGTCGACTTGACCAACACCAATCGATACTACAATCCGCAG GCATTCACGGATTACAATGTGCAGCATCAGAAGCTAATGATACCTGGACATCACACGCCTCCAGCTGCGCTGGCAAAGAG ATTTTGCGACTATGTGACGAATTTCCTAGAGGCAAATGCAGATAATG ATAAACTGATTGGAGTACACTGCACACACGGCGTTAATCGGACTGGTTATCTGATCTGTTACTTTATGATCACACAGATGAATATGGCACCTAAATTGGCCATTCAAA CATTTGCGGATGCGCGTGGCCATAAAATTGAACGCGACAATTACACGAGTTCGTTGCTGCAACTGATTGCGAAGGAAGCGAATCAGACGAATCAGAATTGGCCGaggcaatttaaaaaaacgaAGGATGACCAACATGATGATAATATATCAGGAATTTGGCGCAACGATCAAAGAAGTTGGCAGGAACATCTGGAGCATGATCGACTGCATAGGCAACAAAGAGAACAGAACGTacagcaaaggcagcagcGTCGAAATCAGCCACAGCAAACGACACGCCATCAAAACCAATATCAGGATAGATACTTTGACAGAAGACAACAAGAGCAACCGAATCAATATCAGCCAAGTTATCGTG caaacaaaccgGCAGACGAGACCACGACCTCATTGGCAACGAGAGTCAAACGATCATGA
- the LOC132790407 gene encoding LOW QUALITY PROTEIN: senecionine N-oxygenase (The sequence of the model RefSeq protein was modified relative to this genomic sequence to represent the inferred CDS: deleted 1 base in 1 codon), which produces MHKTPIHQKRRVCVIGAGTAGLCALKNSLQEGLDAVAYERGSEVGGTWIFSEEMPKNKYDEVHSSMYQGLRTNLPKEVMGYPDYHYPTEIEESFITSHQVLNFLRSYADHFKLHPHIKLQHEVIRVRPRQNDWEVYVWDHNNNTCDPVYYDFVYVCNGHYTEPDMPKIEGMQLYEGQQMHSHLYRKADKFKDQNVLVIGAGPSGMDITNHIRQAARHVYLSHHLATTPNTAFMGNVTQKPDVERFTKDGAVFKDGSSESFDHVMYCTGYQYSFPCLSTDVGIQVIDNFVQPLWKHCININHPTMSFIGLPFNVIPTHIFDMQVRFTLKFYTGQRELPNKEEMLAELEKEQGERWDCGFYNRKKAHQMGERQFVYYNELARMAGIDNIKPVILKLMKDCGKKYIFELDTYRNNRYRIVDDENFLKNPL; this is translated from the exons atgcataaaactCCAATACACCAGAAGCGTCGCGTATGCGTGATAGGAG cTGGCACTGCGGGATTATGCGCCCTGAAGAACTCCCTGCAGGAAGGTCTGGATGCGGTGGCCTACGAGCGGGGAAGCGAGGTGGGTGGCACTTGGATATTCTCCGAGGAGATGCCCAAGAATAAGTATGATGAGGTGCATAGCAGCATGTACCAGGGATTGCG CACAAATTTACCCAAGGAAGTGATGGGATATCCTGATTATCACTATCCCACTGAGATCGAGGAATCGTTCATCACATCACACCAAGTGCTTAACTTTCTGCGCTCCTATGCCGATCACTTCAAGCTGCATCCACACATCAAGCTGCAGCACGAGGTCATCAGAGTGCGACCCCGCCAAAATGATTGGGAG GTCTATGTTTGggatcacaacaacaacacctgCGATCCGGTTTATTACGATTTCGTCTACGTCTGCAATGGTCACTATACGGAACCGGATATGCCCAAAATTGAGGGAATGCAGCTATACGAGGGACAACAAATGCACAGCCATTTGTACCGCAAAGCAGATAAATTCAAAG ATCAGAACGTTTTGGTGATTGGCGCCGGCCCCAGTGGCATGGACATAACGAATCACATTCGCCAGGCAGCCCGACATGTGTATTTGAGCCATCACTTGGCGACCACGCCCAACACCGCCTTCATGGGCAATGTTACCCAGAAGCCGGATGTGGAGAGATTCACCAAAGATGGTGCTGTGTTTAAGGATGGCAGCAGCGAGTCTTTTGACCATGTGATGTATTGCACTGGCTATCAATATAGTTTTCCATGTCTGAGCACCGATGTGGGCATCCAGGTGATCGATAACTTTGTGCAGCCACTGTGGAAACACTGCATCAACATTAACCATCCAACGATGTCCTTCATTGGGCTGCCTTTCAATGTGATACCCACACACATCTTTGACATGCAGGTGCGTTTCACCCTCAAGTTCTATACGGGTCAGCGGGAGCTGCCCAACAAGGAGGAGATGTTAGCCGAACTGGAA AAGGAGCAGGGCGAGCGTTGGGATTGTGGCTTCTACAATCGCAAGAAGGCGCATCAAATGGGCGAGCGACAG tTTGTTTACTACAATGAACTGGCGAGAATGGCGGGCATTGACAACATTAAGCCAGTTATTTTGAAGCTGATGAAGGATTGCGGCAAGAAGTACATATTTGAGCTGGATACGTATCGCAATAATCGCTACAGAATTGTTGACGATGAAAACTTTCTCAAAAATCCACTGTGA